From Laspinema palackyanum D2c, one genomic window encodes:
- the murJ gene encoding murein biosynthesis integral membrane protein MurJ, with protein sequence MSDLKKPARSLAGIAGLVAIATLISKVFGLVRQQAIAAAFGVGPAFDAYNYAYVIPGFLLILLGGINGPFHSAIVSVLAKRKPEEAAPLVETITTLIGGLLLIVAGVLVLFAEPLMGLVAPGLNISAAEAAAQGLSTPEFETLQLTHAIAIQQFRIMAPLALLAGLIGIGFGALNAADHYWIPSISPLFSSVALIGALGIFILQAGRDIGLPEYAMTGGMVLAWGTLAGAILQWVVQVVTQWRSGLGTLRLRFEFNHPGVKEVMKVLGPATFSSGMLQINVYTDLFFASYIPQAAAALGYAGLLVQTPLGIVSNMLLVPLLPVFSRLADPNDWPQLKQRIRQGLMLTGLTMLPLGAFTIALSVAIVRVIYERGAFDQAASAFVAPMLMAYGIGMFVYLGRDVLVRVFYALGDGDTPFRVSMVNIFLNAVLDFFMVRAFGAPGLVLATVGVNIISMLALLILLDRKLNGLPLAEWSKPIALLTGASAVAGVVSWVILQGCDRYFEGTGLLIYLVELGLSSLGGFLVFVAIVTQIELPEVDIFMQRIRQRFGR encoded by the coding sequence GTGTCTGACCTAAAAAAACCCGCTCGTTCTCTAGCTGGAATTGCCGGTCTTGTGGCGATCGCCACTTTGATCAGTAAAGTCTTTGGTTTAGTGCGTCAACAGGCGATCGCCGCTGCTTTTGGGGTCGGTCCTGCCTTTGATGCCTATAACTATGCTTATGTGATCCCCGGTTTTTTGCTGATTTTACTCGGGGGCATCAATGGACCCTTCCATAGCGCGATCGTCAGCGTCTTGGCTAAACGTAAACCGGAAGAAGCAGCCCCCCTCGTCGAAACCATCACCACCCTGATTGGCGGATTGCTGCTGATTGTCGCCGGGGTTTTAGTCCTGTTTGCCGAACCTCTGATGGGTTTAGTCGCACCAGGTTTGAACATTTCAGCAGCAGAAGCAGCGGCCCAGGGCCTTTCTACCCCAGAATTTGAAACCCTGCAACTGACCCATGCGATCGCCATCCAACAATTCCGGATCATGGCCCCCCTCGCTCTCCTCGCCGGATTGATTGGCATTGGATTCGGAGCCCTCAATGCTGCTGACCATTATTGGATTCCCTCCATCAGTCCCCTCTTTTCCAGTGTGGCGCTCATCGGTGCTTTAGGCATCTTCATCCTGCAAGCAGGCCGTGATATTGGCCTTCCTGAATATGCCATGACGGGTGGGATGGTGTTAGCTTGGGGAACCCTTGCCGGGGCGATTCTCCAGTGGGTGGTGCAAGTGGTGACCCAGTGGCGCAGCGGCTTAGGAACCTTACGTCTGCGGTTTGAGTTTAATCATCCCGGGGTTAAAGAGGTGATGAAGGTCCTGGGACCGGCCACCTTCTCCTCGGGAATGCTCCAAATTAATGTCTATACAGACTTGTTTTTCGCGTCTTACATTCCCCAAGCGGCGGCTGCTTTAGGTTATGCCGGACTGCTGGTCCAGACGCCCTTGGGGATTGTTTCTAATATGTTGTTAGTGCCGCTATTGCCGGTATTTTCCCGATTAGCTGACCCCAATGATTGGCCACAACTGAAACAGCGGATTCGCCAGGGGTTGATGCTGACGGGGCTAACAATGTTACCTCTGGGCGCTTTTACTATTGCTTTGTCCGTGGCGATCGTGCGCGTCATTTATGAACGCGGGGCCTTTGACCAAGCCGCTTCAGCATTTGTCGCCCCGATGCTGATGGCCTATGGAATTGGGATGTTTGTTTATTTGGGACGGGATGTGCTAGTCCGGGTGTTTTATGCCTTGGGAGATGGGGATACGCCGTTTCGGGTGAGTATGGTGAATATTTTTCTGAATGCGGTCCTGGACTTCTTTATGGTGAGAGCATTTGGCGCACCGGGTTTGGTTCTCGCAACGGTGGGAGTGAATATTATTTCGATGCTGGCGCTGTTGATTTTGCTCGATCGCAAGCTGAATGGATTGCCTTTAGCCGAGTGGAGTAAACCGATCGCCTTGTTAACCGGCGCAAGTGCGGTAGCCGGTGTGGTCAGTTGGGTGATTCTCCAAGGTTGCGATCGCTACTTTGAAGGGACTGGATTATTGATTTATCTCGTGGAATTGGGTCTGTCTAGTTTGGGGGGATTCTTGGTATTTGTGGCGATCGTCACGCAAATCGAATTACCCGAAGTAGATATATTTATGCAGCGCATCCGTCAACGCTTTGGGCGATAA
- a CDS encoding DUF1648 domain-containing protein: MNRNKNTESLLKAIVRSPLELALEIAALAGILCTFLAIVQSWGNLPETIPIHFGITGQPDNWGSKPILWLLPSMGTCIYLVLTLSPLLPQLLESPFPITEDQGDRLLGLVRELFGWMKVQIIWLFFLINWQMIQVGLGQASAIGTVLIFTGVIFLGGTIAFYFQQAEQNLY, translated from the coding sequence ATGAATAGAAACAAAAACACGGAAAGTCTGTTAAAAGCAATCGTGCGATCGCCTCTGGAACTGGCTTTGGAAATTGCCGCTTTAGCCGGGATTCTCTGCACCTTTCTGGCGATTGTCCAATCCTGGGGAAACCTTCCCGAGACTATCCCCATTCATTTTGGCATCACTGGACAACCGGATAACTGGGGTTCCAAACCGATTCTGTGGCTATTACCCAGCATGGGAACTTGTATTTACCTCGTTTTAACCCTTTCCCCGTTGTTGCCGCAACTGTTAGAGAGTCCGTTCCCGATAACCGAGGACCAAGGGGACCGACTGTTAGGACTGGTGCGTGAACTGTTTGGATGGATGAAGGTACAAATTATCTGGCTATTTTTCTTGATTAACTGGCAGATGATTCAAGTCGGATTGGGACAAGCTAGTGCGATCGGGACTGTTTTAATTTTTACCGGGGTGATATTTCTAGGCGGAACGATCGCCTTTTATTTCCAACAAGCGGAACAGAACCTATATTAG
- the pap gene encoding polyphosphate:AMP phosphotransferase yields the protein MLDNLDLKLSLDKKTYHEQIEALMQQIRQLQQACWEKKLTSIFVLEGWTAAGKGSLVKKMVGYMDPRGFQVHPIWPPNEEARQHHFLWRFWQKLPARGSMGIFYHSWYIRMLEDRLFGRLTDAEVPTVIRQINAFERQMVDDGVAIAKFWIHISEKELKRRLKKSEADPLTAWRVRPEDWQQAKKYDTYRALAEDMVIQTSTGPAPWTLVEGDNQRWARVKVLAKMATTLTEALDRLHYHLPVPSLPPQEQLQPTEPDFLSQIDLSVSLDKQDYKKQLRKEQVELTKLQLEIHEQEIPVLVLFEGWDAAGKGGAIKRLTDVLDPRSYAVNAFAAPSTEELAHHYLWRFWRRLPLPGTIGIFDRSWYGRVLVERIEGFASEPEWRRAYREINEFEEQLTSAGYAVVKFWLHISPEEQLKRFNERSNNQFKEHKLTDEDWRNREQWPLYNVAVNQMIQRTSTPSAPWTVIPGNDKYYARVKVIQTVIQAIETEIKHRK from the coding sequence ATGTTAGATAACCTTGATCTCAAACTTTCCCTGGATAAAAAGACATATCACGAACAGATCGAAGCCTTGATGCAGCAGATCCGACAGCTCCAACAAGCCTGTTGGGAAAAAAAACTCACCTCTATCTTCGTGTTAGAAGGTTGGACGGCTGCCGGGAAAGGGTCTCTGGTCAAAAAAATGGTCGGTTATATGGACCCCCGGGGATTTCAAGTTCATCCGATCTGGCCCCCCAATGAAGAAGCGCGGCAACACCATTTTCTGTGGCGATTTTGGCAAAAACTGCCAGCGCGAGGCAGTATGGGAATTTTCTATCACAGTTGGTACATTCGGATGTTAGAAGATCGGTTATTTGGCCGACTGACGGATGCCGAAGTCCCCACGGTGATTCGACAAATCAATGCCTTTGAGCGGCAGATGGTGGATGATGGCGTGGCGATCGCCAAATTCTGGATTCACATCAGCGAAAAAGAACTGAAGCGACGGCTGAAAAAATCTGAGGCAGACCCCCTCACCGCTTGGCGAGTCCGTCCCGAAGACTGGCAACAAGCCAAAAAATACGACACCTACAGGGCCTTAGCCGAAGACATGGTGATTCAAACCAGTACCGGACCCGCTCCTTGGACCCTGGTTGAAGGAGACAATCAGCGCTGGGCACGGGTGAAAGTGCTGGCCAAAATGGCAACCACCCTCACCGAAGCCCTCGATCGCCTCCATTATCACCTACCCGTGCCGAGTTTACCCCCCCAAGAACAACTCCAACCCACGGAACCGGATTTTCTCTCTCAAATCGATCTGAGTGTGAGCTTAGATAAACAAGACTATAAAAAACAACTCCGCAAAGAACAAGTTGAACTCACGAAACTGCAACTGGAGATTCACGAACAAGAAATCCCCGTCCTCGTGTTATTTGAAGGATGGGACGCCGCTGGCAAAGGGGGAGCCATCAAACGCTTGACCGATGTCCTCGACCCCCGCAGTTATGCCGTCAATGCCTTTGCTGCACCGAGTACGGAAGAATTAGCCCATCATTACCTCTGGCGGTTCTGGCGACGATTACCTCTCCCAGGCACCATTGGCATTTTCGATCGCAGTTGGTATGGTCGAGTTTTAGTCGAACGCATCGAGGGATTTGCCAGCGAACCAGAATGGCGCAGAGCGTATCGAGAAATCAATGAATTTGAAGAACAACTCACCAGTGCCGGTTATGCCGTGGTTAAATTCTGGCTGCATATTAGCCCGGAAGAACAACTCAAGCGGTTCAATGAACGCAGCAACAATCAGTTTAAGGAACATAAGCTCACCGATGAAGATTGGCGCAATCGGGAGCAGTGGCCCCTCTATAATGTGGCTGTGAATCAGATGATTCAGCGGACCAGTACCCCCTCGGCCCCTTGGACAGTGATCCCGGGGAATGATAAATATTATGCCCGAGTCAAAGTGATCCAAACCGTGATTCAGGCGATCGAGACTGAAATCAAACATCGCAAATAA